From the genome of Rhizobium sp. NXC24, one region includes:
- a CDS encoding SDR family oxidoreductase, giving the protein MNEKTGARAPLAVVTGGASGIGEATVRKFAAAGWRTIIADINADRGRKIADELTLQNCDSRFVYLDVTDEMAVENFSESVFSQDGAVEALTNSGGILQNATRLTSMRVEDFDKIIGVNLRGSVLTGRAFGKRMAEAGRGVIINMCSLTTFQAHPQPAYAMSKAALRTLTEVMAAELGPQGVRVNAVAPGYTLTPAMQDRIEKGERDPSKVVSKSALRRFVEPSEIGEVIYFLCSPAAAAITGVVLPVDCGWLVYSVYSSAAAQPQ; this is encoded by the coding sequence ATGAATGAGAAAACCGGCGCCAGAGCACCACTCGCGGTGGTAACGGGCGGAGCAAGCGGGATTGGAGAGGCGACGGTTCGGAAATTTGCCGCGGCCGGCTGGAGAACAATTATCGCTGACATCAATGCTGATCGCGGCAGGAAAATCGCGGACGAATTAACGTTGCAAAACTGCGATTCTCGGTTCGTCTATCTCGATGTTACGGATGAAATGGCCGTCGAAAATTTTTCAGAATCGGTATTTTCCCAAGACGGTGCTGTGGAGGCACTCACCAACTCAGGTGGCATCTTGCAAAATGCGACCCGATTGACGTCCATGCGCGTCGAAGATTTTGACAAGATAATCGGCGTCAACCTTCGCGGAAGCGTTTTGACCGGCAGAGCCTTCGGAAAGAGAATGGCTGAGGCTGGACGCGGCGTGATTATCAACATGTGTTCGCTGACAACCTTTCAGGCTCATCCGCAACCTGCATATGCGATGAGCAAGGCTGCGCTAAGGACATTGACGGAAGTGATGGCTGCCGAATTGGGACCTCAAGGGGTTCGGGTGAATGCCGTAGCGCCCGGTTATACTTTGACGCCGGCGATGCAGGATCGCATCGAGAAAGGAGAGCGCGATCCGTCAAAGGTCGTGTCCAAGTCTGCGCTTCGGAGATTCGTGGAGCCAAGCGAAATAGGCGAAGTAATTTATTTCCTGTGTTCACCCGCTGCAGCCGCGATCACCGGCGTGGTGTTACCGGTAGACTGTGGCTGGCTAGTTTACTCCGTCTACAGCAGCGCGGCCGCGCAGCCGCAATAG
- a CDS encoding alkaline phosphatase, with protein MRKTLIALAAATMLAGVSHAATVYPLDRATILVGSPFDFKVEFDGAIKKEDVKITINGQDAKSVLGADFNFVADEKGKDDKSLGSAVILRSAKIGKAGTYKVEVSAGGQTKAVTWDVFGTSATPKAKNVIFLLGDGLSVGHRTAARLMSKGMTEGKANGRLFMDDLDHMAFIGTSSTNAIATDSANTMSAYMTGHKTAINALGVYADRTPDSLDDPRVENIAEAVRRLTKKSIGVVSTAEIEDATPAAVISHTRKRGDKAEIAAMFLNTKPDVILGGGSAYFLPKDVPGSKRKDDKDLVKTFKDDGYALATDKSELTAAAGTNTGKILGLFHTGNMDVTLDREFLKKGTVGKFPNQPGLKDMAKVALDQLSKNPDGFFLMIEGASIDKQAHTMDWERSVFETIEFDQVVGMAREFAKTHPDTLIVVTGDHTHGVSVIGTVDDEKPGTDMREKVGVYADAGFPNYEDKDGDGFPDKVDVSRRLAIFANNYPDYYETFRPKMDGPFEPAIQNEKKEYVANSAYKDVPGAVLREGNLPRNADTAVHAVDDVVLQATGPGSEEFKGYMEESDVYRVLADTFALGAETM; from the coding sequence ATGCGTAAAACTCTAATCGCTCTTGCCGCCGCCACCATGCTGGCCGGCGTTTCCCACGCAGCCACCGTCTATCCGCTCGATCGTGCAACGATCCTGGTCGGCTCGCCTTTCGACTTCAAGGTCGAGTTCGACGGCGCCATCAAGAAGGAAGACGTGAAGATCACCATCAACGGCCAGGATGCCAAGTCCGTTCTCGGCGCCGATTTCAATTTCGTGGCCGACGAGAAGGGCAAGGACGACAAGAGCCTCGGCTCTGCCGTTATTCTGCGCTCCGCCAAAATCGGCAAGGCAGGCACCTATAAGGTAGAAGTCAGCGCCGGCGGCCAGACGAAAGCCGTTACCTGGGACGTGTTCGGCACCTCCGCGACCCCGAAGGCCAAGAACGTCATCTTTCTGCTCGGCGACGGCCTCTCCGTTGGCCACCGCACCGCTGCCCGCCTGATGTCCAAAGGCATGACCGAGGGCAAGGCGAACGGCCGCCTCTTCATGGATGACCTCGATCACATGGCGTTCATCGGCACATCGTCCACCAATGCGATCGCCACCGACAGCGCCAACACCATGTCGGCTTACATGACCGGCCACAAGACCGCGATCAATGCGCTTGGCGTCTATGCCGACCGCACGCCGGACTCGCTGGACGACCCGCGTGTCGAAAACATCGCTGAAGCGGTGCGCCGCCTGACCAAGAAATCGATCGGCGTCGTTTCCACTGCCGAAATCGAAGATGCCACACCGGCCGCCGTCATTTCCCATACGCGCAAGCGCGGCGACAAGGCTGAAATTGCCGCCATGTTCCTCAACACCAAGCCGGATGTTATCCTCGGTGGCGGCTCGGCCTATTTCCTGCCGAAGGACGTCCCGGGCTCCAAGCGCAAGGACGACAAGGACCTGGTCAAGACCTTCAAGGACGATGGCTACGCGCTGGCGACCGATAAGTCCGAGCTGACAGCCGCCGCCGGCACCAATACCGGCAAAATCCTGGGCCTCTTCCACACCGGCAACATGGACGTGACGCTGGATCGGGAATTCCTCAAGAAGGGCACGGTCGGCAAATTCCCGAACCAGCCCGGCCTCAAGGACATGGCCAAGGTCGCGCTTGATCAGCTTTCCAAGAATCCGGACGGCTTCTTCCTGATGATCGAGGGCGCCTCGATCGACAAGCAGGCTCACACGATGGACTGGGAGCGCTCGGTCTTCGAAACCATCGAATTCGACCAGGTTGTCGGCATGGCGCGCGAATTCGCCAAGACGCATCCCGATACGCTGATCGTCGTCACCGGCGACCATACGCATGGCGTTTCGGTCATCGGCACGGTCGATGACGAAAAGCCGGGCACGGACATGCGTGAGAAGGTGGGCGTCTACGCCGATGCCGGCTTCCCGAACTATGAGGACAAGGACGGCGACGGTTTCCCTGACAAGGTCGACGTGAGCCGCCGCCTCGCCATCTTCGCCAACAATTATCCGGACTATTACGAAACCTTCCGCCCGAAGATGGACGGTCCGTTTGAGCCGGCAATTCAAAACGAGAAGAAGGAATACGTCGCCAACAGCGCGTATAAGGATGTTCCCGGCGCCGTGCTTCGCGAAGGCAATCTGCCGCGCAATGCCGATACGGCCGTTCATGCCGTCGACGACGTCGTGCTGCAGGCAACAGGTCCGGGTTCGGAAGAGTTCAAGGGCTACATGGAAGAGAGCGACGTCTACCGCGTTCTCGCCGATACCTTTGCGCTCGGTGCAGAGACTATGTAA
- a CDS encoding 4-hydroxyproline epimerase: protein MTIYTFDCIEGHTAGMPVRLITSGQPNLVGATQSERRLDFIARHDWIRTGLMCEPRGHEMMSGAMLVPSTRSDCDAGVLYLETSGCLPMCGHATIGLVTFIIEKGLIEPATPGLVRLDTPAGVVEARYEKTGEKVSGVRFSNVPSFVLAEGVELNHPDLGLIVFDIAYGGNFYPIVESQRNFGDCADYSPEELRRMAQVLVKLLPSVIDVVHPDNPSIRGAHHTMWCGAPMKGADARAVVIATPKIIDRSPCGTGTSARVALRAARGEQQIGDVFSHESLIGSIFKGRIERHVTLDAGIPAVIPSVEGRAYITGVSTHVIDDQEPYAAGYLT from the coding sequence ATGACCATTTACACGTTCGATTGCATTGAAGGTCACACGGCTGGCATGCCCGTGCGGCTAATAACTTCTGGACAGCCAAATCTTGTAGGCGCGACGCAAAGCGAGAGACGACTGGATTTCATCGCCCGCCACGATTGGATTCGCACTGGCCTGATGTGTGAGCCCAGGGGCCACGAAATGATGTCGGGAGCGATGCTGGTTCCGTCCACCCGAAGCGATTGCGACGCCGGCGTGCTCTACCTGGAGACCTCAGGGTGCCTGCCAATGTGCGGTCACGCGACGATCGGGTTGGTTACTTTCATCATCGAAAAGGGATTGATTGAACCGGCGACACCCGGCCTTGTCCGCCTGGACACGCCTGCCGGAGTCGTTGAGGCCAGATATGAAAAGACGGGTGAGAAAGTCAGCGGGGTTCGTTTCAGCAACGTACCCTCCTTCGTTCTTGCCGAAGGCGTCGAATTGAACCATCCGGATCTCGGCCTCATCGTCTTTGACATCGCCTATGGTGGAAATTTTTATCCCATAGTCGAGAGCCAGCGGAATTTTGGAGATTGTGCGGATTATTCCCCCGAAGAGTTGCGAAGAATGGCGCAGGTCCTTGTCAAGCTACTTCCCAGCGTCATCGATGTCGTCCACCCAGACAATCCGAGCATACGGGGGGCGCATCACACGATGTGGTGCGGCGCGCCTATGAAGGGCGCCGACGCGCGCGCAGTTGTCATCGCGACCCCCAAAATCATTGATCGCTCACCGTGCGGCACCGGCACATCGGCACGCGTGGCGCTCCGGGCAGCACGCGGAGAGCAGCAGATCGGCGATGTTTTCAGCCACGAGAGCTTGATCGGTTCCATATTCAAAGGACGGATCGAGCGTCATGTAACCCTGGACGCCGGCATACCCGCAGTCATTCCAAGCGTTGAAGGCCGTGCCTATATTACGGGGGTCTCAACTCACGTTATCGATGACCAGGAACCATACGCTGCAGGCTATTTGACCTGA
- a CDS encoding DMT family transporter — MKTKTAVANTGSLIMTGVVLMLLGDLLFALNDAMGKWLVSSFAVGQVLVIRSFGAFVVLGPMIVRQGPMALFRVEQKGLQFMRVAMATGDVGLFYAAVAYLPLADVMTFYMAGPIYVAALSHFFLGEKIGWRRWLAVLVGFAGVVIALRPSTAMLSLPSLFGLAGSLAFALTLVMSRYLRSTSDTTLVTWQTIAALATGIVLSIGHWRPATPIDWLGMLLLGIVASCAHLLITRSLKLAPASLLAPLQYTLLLWAIVLGYIFFNDIPDMQIIIGAAIIVFAGLFIFHRKNLKETVPAEAVPPDGH, encoded by the coding sequence ATGAAGACCAAGACGGCCGTGGCCAATACCGGAAGCCTGATCATGACCGGTGTCGTGCTGATGTTGCTCGGCGATCTGCTCTTTGCGTTGAATGATGCGATGGGCAAGTGGCTGGTCTCGAGTTTTGCCGTCGGTCAGGTGCTGGTGATCCGCTCGTTCGGAGCTTTTGTCGTGCTCGGACCGATGATCGTGAGACAAGGGCCGATGGCCTTGTTCCGCGTCGAGCAGAAAGGCCTCCAGTTCATGCGGGTGGCCATGGCGACTGGCGATGTCGGCCTGTTCTACGCTGCCGTCGCCTATCTGCCGCTCGCAGATGTGATGACCTTCTATATGGCCGGGCCGATCTATGTTGCGGCGCTCTCGCATTTCTTTCTCGGGGAAAAGATCGGCTGGCGCCGTTGGCTAGCCGTTCTGGTCGGCTTCGCTGGCGTCGTCATCGCGCTGCGTCCCTCCACAGCGATGCTGTCGCTTCCATCGCTTTTCGGTCTCGCGGGCAGCTTAGCCTTTGCACTGACGCTGGTGATGAGCCGCTATCTGCGCTCGACCAGCGACACGACACTCGTGACCTGGCAGACGATCGCCGCCCTTGCCACCGGCATCGTCTTGAGCATCGGCCACTGGCGGCCGGCGACGCCCATCGATTGGCTCGGCATGCTACTGCTTGGCATCGTAGCCTCTTGCGCGCATCTGCTCATCACGCGCTCGTTGAAGCTCGCACCGGCATCGCTGCTCGCGCCGCTGCAATATACGCTGCTGCTCTGGGCGATTGTGCTGGGCTACATCTTCTTCAACGATATTCCCGATATGCAGATCATCATCGGCGCCGCGATCATCGTCTTTGCCGGTCTCTTCATCTTCCACCGGAAGAACCTGAAGGAAACGGTCCCGGCCGAGGCAGTCCCGCCCGACGGCCATTGA
- a CDS encoding ABC transporter permease: MIRFILADLRRFWLGSAVLVLIVALAVALGVTVTLQERALRLGSARAADKFDLVIGAAGSENQLVLSSVFLQAAPLPLMDGGLLPKLAADPRVAWAAPIGFGDSFMGNPIVGTTTALVHNLAGELAEGKIFAKEGEAVIGAGVALKQGDEIKPMHGSAQEGGHTHSELAYHVTGRLKPTGTAWDRAILVPIQAVWHIHGMGHHDDHEDPAEAHDEHEHHAIDPDAPLNETWDDEVPGLPAILVKPKTIADAYKLRQQYRAGATLAVFPAEVLTRLYATLGDAKRVLFAIAVGSQVLVAAALLLVTVMHVGQRRRQIGALRAFGAPRGALFAIVWLELFALVAIGVAMGFGIGYAAAAVISEVVAGDSGVVMPVGFLREDIGFAAALLTFAASIASVPAILAYRQPPAAALRG; the protein is encoded by the coding sequence ATGATCCGTTTCATCCTGGCCGATCTCCGCAGATTCTGGCTCGGCTCGGCCGTGCTCGTTCTGATCGTAGCCCTTGCCGTGGCGCTCGGGGTGACGGTCACGCTGCAGGAACGGGCGCTCAGGCTCGGCAGCGCACGGGCCGCCGACAAATTCGATCTGGTGATCGGCGCAGCCGGCAGCGAGAATCAGCTCGTGCTTTCCTCGGTCTTCCTGCAGGCCGCGCCGCTGCCATTAATGGATGGCGGGCTACTGCCAAAGCTTGCCGCCGATCCCCGCGTCGCCTGGGCGGCCCCGATCGGCTTCGGAGATTCGTTCATGGGCAATCCGATCGTCGGCACGACGACGGCGCTGGTGCACAATCTCGCCGGGGAACTGGCGGAGGGAAAAATTTTCGCAAAGGAAGGCGAGGCGGTGATTGGCGCAGGCGTTGCCCTCAAACAGGGCGATGAAATCAAGCCGATGCACGGCTCGGCGCAGGAAGGGGGACATACCCACTCCGAACTCGCCTACCATGTAACCGGCCGCCTGAAACCTACCGGAACGGCCTGGGATCGAGCCATACTGGTCCCGATCCAGGCGGTCTGGCATATCCACGGCATGGGCCATCACGACGATCACGAAGACCCCGCCGAAGCGCATGATGAGCACGAGCATCATGCCATCGATCCGGATGCGCCGTTGAATGAAACGTGGGATGATGAGGTTCCCGGCCTGCCGGCAATTCTGGTGAAGCCGAAGACCATAGCCGATGCCTATAAGCTCAGGCAGCAATACCGCGCCGGTGCAACGCTGGCGGTGTTCCCCGCCGAGGTCCTGACCCGGCTCTATGCGACGCTTGGCGATGCGAAACGGGTGCTGTTTGCGATCGCTGTGGGGTCGCAAGTCCTAGTGGCGGCGGCGCTGCTGCTGGTGACGGTCATGCATGTCGGGCAGAGGCGGCGCCAGATCGGCGCGCTTAGGGCTTTCGGCGCCCCGCGCGGCGCGCTGTTTGCGATCGTCTGGTTGGAGCTGTTCGCGCTGGTGGCCATTGGTGTCGCCATGGGCTTCGGCATCGGCTATGCAGCGGCAGCGGTAATTTCTGAGGTCGTGGCGGGGGATAGCGGCGTCGTCATGCCGGTCGGATTCCTTCGCGAAGATATCGGCTTCGCGGCGGCGCTGCTGACGTTTGCGGCATCGATCGCGTCCGTACCCGCTATCCTCGCTTACCGTCAGCCGCCCGCCGCCGCACTCCGCGGCTGA
- a CDS encoding ATP-binding cassette domain-containing protein, which yields MLSLELADISITFPGLAAPVLTIERLQIPAGGRVAVTGASGSGKSTFVNVITGLERARQGRIDWSGTNIAKLSEGGRDRWRGANVGLVMQDFHLFAGLSAIENILLPARLARAASVEIVERAHDLLKRAGLKQPKQRIETMSRGEMQRVAVARALLQKPGVIVADEPTASLDVDSGEAVGSLLLELADQEKSTLIVVSHDERLTNRLQRKITFNLGRIASDTRSMEDAA from the coding sequence ATGCTATCGCTCGAACTCGCCGATATCTCCATCACTTTTCCTGGGCTCGCCGCGCCGGTGCTGACGATCGAGCGACTGCAGATTCCGGCCGGCGGTCGCGTGGCCGTCACTGGCGCCTCCGGGTCCGGCAAGAGCACCTTCGTCAACGTTATCACCGGGCTCGAACGGGCACGCCAGGGCCGCATCGACTGGAGCGGCACGAACATAGCCAAGCTCTCCGAAGGCGGCCGGGACCGTTGGCGTGGCGCCAATGTCGGTCTGGTGATGCAGGATTTTCATCTGTTTGCCGGCCTGTCGGCGATCGAAAACATCTTGCTGCCGGCAAGGCTTGCCCGCGCGGCATCCGTCGAGATTGTCGAACGGGCACATGATTTGTTGAAGCGGGCAGGTCTGAAGCAGCCCAAGCAAAGGATCGAGACCATGTCGCGCGGCGAGATGCAGCGCGTTGCCGTTGCCCGGGCGCTGCTGCAAAAACCCGGCGTTATTGTCGCCGACGAGCCTACCGCCAGCCTCGATGTCGACAGCGGCGAAGCCGTCGGCAGCCTGCTGCTGGAACTCGCCGATCAGGAAAAGAGCACACTGATCGTCGTCTCACACGATGAGCGGCTGACCAACCGGCTCCAACGCAAGATCACCTTCAACCTCGGGCGCATCGCCAGCGATACCCGGTCGATGGAAGATGCAGCATGA